The stretch of DNA AGGAACGGGTCATGGCCGCGCTCGACGTGCTCAAGGACAAGCTGGTCAAGCGCAAGGTCAGCCTGAAGTCCCTGGACTACGACGAGCCCAAGCCCGGCGCCCGCAACTCCTACCGGCTGGAGATCTCCCTGGTCAACGGCATTCCGAGCGACAAGGCCAAGGCCATGGTCAAGGACCTCAAGGGCTCCAAGCTCAAGGTGCAGGCCGCGATCCAGGGCGAGCAGCTGCGCATCTCCGGCAAGTCACGCGACGCCCTCCAGGACGCCCAGGCCCTCCTGCGCCAGAACGACCAGGACCTGCCCCTGACGTTCACCAACTACAAGTAGACGCCGCCCGCCGGCGCCCCGCGGGCGGCGGGGGGTCTGGCGCACC from Egibacteraceae bacterium encodes:
- a CDS encoding YajQ family cyclic di-GMP-binding protein, translated to MADSSFDVVAEVDRQEVDNAINQASKEVVQRYDFKGTDAEIGWSGEAVAITANSEERVMAALDVLKDKLVKRKVSLKSLDYDEPKPGARNSYRLEISLVNGIPSDKAKAMVKDLKGSKLKVQAAIQGEQLRISGKSRDALQDAQALLRQNDQDLPLTFTNYK